The Pecten maximus chromosome 14, xPecMax1.1, whole genome shotgun sequence genome includes a region encoding these proteins:
- the LOC117341766 gene encoding uncharacterized protein LOC117341766, whose protein sequence is MEFRQSEMDAVLLAGDLQYVGGLPNELFNGDIPVLALGGMFNTNVIADVDSDTKCRSSFSPPQTTKRNEDCLPPLFSLEQMSTTPNNHSLSYLDSNVISVLHHLRWTEQIILYEKTIEFNVDRIIRILSREGRFVVTYEVSSMDKDQIHLLLQTLDESQDYEKINITVIGHTKYVEKVLFTVSTER, encoded by the exons ATGGAATTTCGACAGAGTGAAATGGATGCAGTGTTACTCGCAGGTGACTTACAATATGTTGGTGGTTTGCCAAACGAACTTTTTAACGGAGATATCCCAGTTTTAGCACTAGGCGGGATgtttaatacaaatgtaatcgCCGACGTTGATAGTGACACCAAATGCCGATCATCTTTCTCGCCTCCGCAAACAACTAAACGAAATGAGGATTGTTTGCCTCCACTCTTTAGTCTAGAACAGATGTCTACGACCCCTAACAACCACAGTCTCTCTTACCTGGATTCAAATGTAATCTCAGTACTTCATCATCTCCGCTGGACAGAACAAATAATCCTGTATGAAAAAACAATTG AGTTTAACGTCGATAGAATCATCCGGATATTGTCACGCGAGGGTCGATTTGTAGTTACCTACGAGGTTAGCAGTATGGATAAAGATCAGATTCATCTATTGCTGCAGACACTTGATGAATCACAAGATTACGAGAAAATCAACATTACCGTCATTGGTCACACCAAATATGTCGAGAAAGTGTTGTTCACAGTAAGTACGGAGCGTTGA